The following proteins come from a genomic window of Salminus brasiliensis chromosome 15, fSalBra1.hap2, whole genome shotgun sequence:
- the ndufaf5 gene encoding arginine-hydroxylase NDUFAF5, mitochondrial isoform X1 — translation MSSFVGLRALSGAGRACCRLLDCPQISSPQARSCSTAGRAEPTDRRVQPPAPSRLSERCLSSGPGGMMNVFDRNMKKRQKKWASSLQDSHKYDYLRDEVGSRVADRIYDIARTFPLALDVGCGKGHIAEHLNKEVVERVFLTDISDVVLRQQKQSEMPTQCVMADEEFLPFRENTFDLVVSSLSMHWVNDLPGALRQIHQVLKPDGVFIGAMVGGETLYELRCSLQLAELEREGGFSPHVSPYTAVTDLGNLLGQAGFSMLTVDVDEIQVNYPGMLEVMSDLQGMGESNCAWNRRSLLHRDTILAAAAIYKEMYGNEDGSVPATFEILYMIGWKPHESQAKPAKRGSATVSFGDLSKINQLQTNTKADKP, via the exons ATGAGTAGCTTTGTAGGTCTCCGGGCTCTGAGCGGGGCCGGTCGGGCTTGCTGCAGGCTGCTCGACTGCCCCCAGATCAGTTCTCCGCAGGCGCGGAGCTGCAGCACTGCTGGACGGGCTGAACCCACAGACCGGCGTGTCCAGCCTCCGGCTCCGAGCCGGCTCTCAGAGAGATGCCTCTCCTCAGGACCTGGAGGCATGATGAACGTGTTCGATAGAAACATGAAGAAGAGGCAGAAGAAATGGGCCTCGTCTTTACAGGACAGCCACAAGTACGACTATTTAAGAGATGAG GTTGGAAGCAGAGTTGCAGACAGGATTTATGACATTGCGAG GACCTTCCCATTAGCGCTGGACGTTGGCTGTGGAAAAGGCCACATCGCCGAGCACCTCAACAAG GAGGTTGTGGAGCGCGTTTTCCTCACCGACATTTCCGACGTTGTGCTG aggcAACAGAAACAGAGCGAGATGCCCACACAGTGTGTGATGGCGGACGAGGAGTTCCTGCCCTTTCGGGAGAACACTTTTGATCTGGTGGTCAGCAGTCTAAG TATGCACTGGGTCAATGATCTTCCCGGAGCTTTGCGGCAG atccATCAGGTGCTGAAGCCGGACGGAGTGTTTATTGGGGCGATGGTTGGAGGAGAGACGCTGTATGAGCTGCGCTGTTCTCTGCAGCTGGCTGAGCtggagagggaggggggctTCTCCCCCCACGTCTCCCCCTACACCGCCGTCACCGACCTGGGCAACCTGCTCGGCCAAGCTGGCTTCAGCATGCTCACTGTG GACGTTGATGAGATCCAGGTGAATTACCCGGGGATGCTTGAAGTCATGTCTGATTTACAAG GTATGGGCGAGAGTAACTGTGCGTGGAACAGAAGGTCCCTCCTGCACAGAGACACCATCCTGGCAGCCGCTGCTATTTATAAAG AGATGTACGGTAATGAGGATGGGTCCGTCCCAGCTACGTTTGAGATCCTGTACATGATCGGTTGGAAGCCTCACGAGTCACAG gcCAAGCCAGCTAAAAGGGGTTCAGCCACTGTGTCATTCGGCGATCTGTCAAAAATCAACCAATTACAGACCAACACCAAAGCCGATAAACCATAA
- the ndufaf5 gene encoding arginine-hydroxylase NDUFAF5, mitochondrial isoform X2 yields MPTQCVMADEEFLPFRENTFDLVVSSLSMHWVNDLPGALRQIHQVLKPDGVFIGAMVGGETLYELRCSLQLAELEREGGFSPHVSPYTAVTDLGNLLGQAGFSMLTVDVDEIQVNYPGMLEVMSDLQGMGESNCAWNRRSLLHRDTILAAAAIYKEMYGNEDGSVPATFEILYMIGWKPHESQAKPAKRGSATVSFGDLSKINQLQTNTKADKP; encoded by the exons ATGCCCACACAGTGTGTGATGGCGGACGAGGAGTTCCTGCCCTTTCGGGAGAACACTTTTGATCTGGTGGTCAGCAGTCTAAG TATGCACTGGGTCAATGATCTTCCCGGAGCTTTGCGGCAG atccATCAGGTGCTGAAGCCGGACGGAGTGTTTATTGGGGCGATGGTTGGAGGAGAGACGCTGTATGAGCTGCGCTGTTCTCTGCAGCTGGCTGAGCtggagagggaggggggctTCTCCCCCCACGTCTCCCCCTACACCGCCGTCACCGACCTGGGCAACCTGCTCGGCCAAGCTGGCTTCAGCATGCTCACTGTG GACGTTGATGAGATCCAGGTGAATTACCCGGGGATGCTTGAAGTCATGTCTGATTTACAAG GTATGGGCGAGAGTAACTGTGCGTGGAACAGAAGGTCCCTCCTGCACAGAGACACCATCCTGGCAGCCGCTGCTATTTATAAAG AGATGTACGGTAATGAGGATGGGTCCGTCCCAGCTACGTTTGAGATCCTGTACATGATCGGTTGGAAGCCTCACGAGTCACAG gcCAAGCCAGCTAAAAGGGGTTCAGCCACTGTGTCATTCGGCGATCTGTCAAAAATCAACCAATTACAGACCAACACCAAAGCCGATAAACCATAA